From Polaribacter haliotis:
CACACTTACACGTTATCATTTACAAGATGTTGTAGACAGAATTGATGCGATCTTAGATCCTAAATAAATTCTTAAAAATTATACTGAAGAACCTCATCTTAATTGATGAGGTTTTTTTTATACCTTTATTTTTTGATTCAAAAATTCAATATCCTATTTGTGATACTTTTAATCATTGGAAATGCGTATTTTATATACTTATTAATCTTGTTGATTTATATTGGTTTTGGCACTTTTGGATTTGGTATATTTATAGTGCCATTTATATTAATTGCTTTACTTTTCTTAATACCAAGCATTTTAGTTTTGAAGAAAAAAAACCATCAAAACCCTGTGTTCTTATTAATCAATTGTGTTGGGGTATCTTATTTTATGTTTTAACTTCATAAAGAGATTTATTATAGTGGCTCCAAAATGGAAATGGTAGTATATTTGCATAACTATTATTTTTATGAGCAACACATTATTATCTTCTCCTCTACAAGGATTTACCGACTTTAAATTCAGAAATGCTTTTAACAAATTCTTTGGTGGTATAGATACTTTTTATTCTCCTTATATAAGATTGAATGGAAAATTGGTGATTAAAAACTCATATCAAAAAGATATTCTTCCAGAAAATAATACAACTTTAGAAGTAATACCGCAAATTATTACGAATGATGCAGATGAGTTTTTGTTTGTATCTAAATACGTACAAGAATTAGGTTACAAAGAATTGAATTGGAATTTAGGTTGCCCTTATCCAATGGTTACAAAACGTGGAATGGGTTCTGGTTTAATTAGCGATGCTCAAAAAATAAATAGTATTCTTCATAAAATTCATAATGAGTCTAACATTATCGTTTCTATGAAAATGAGAATGGGTTACGAAAATGCTGAAGAAATTTTAGATGTTTTACCAATTTTAGACAATTATCCATTAAAGAACATTGCCATTCACGCAAGAATTGGAAAACAATTATACAAAGGAGGAACAGATTTAAATGCGTTTCAAAAATGCTTAGATAACAGCAAACACAAAATGTATTATAATGGAGATATTACTTCTGTTGCAGCGTTTAAAAAATTACAAGAACGCTTTACTTCAATAGATCATTGGATGATTGGTAGAGGCTTAATTACAGATCCTTTTTTACCTAATATGATTAAAAATAACACCACAGAATATCCAAAAAATAGGTTTGATATTTTCGAGGAATTTCACGACCAAATTTTTGAACAATATGATGCTGCACTTTCTGGCCCAACTCCAATTAAAATGAAAATGTTAGGTTTTTGGGAATACTTTTCTCAAAGTTTTTCTAATCCGCAGAAAACATATAAAAAGATTAAAAAAGCCAGTAATGTAAAAGCGTATGCTGTTGCTGTAAGAGAAATTATTAAGGAAGCGAAAAGATAAATAAGAAAATTTATTATAAATTACTTCAACTTAAATTTCATTTCTACAGGCAAATGGTCTGAAGATTCGCCAAATTCTACCAATACTTTTCCTGAAATATATGCTATAGAATTCTTTGTGTAAAATATATAATCGATTCTTTTAAATGGATTTTTAGAATCGTACGTGTTTTTAATATTTTCTTTTTTAAACGCTGCATTTCCAACATCGTCCATTAAAAATATTTTTTGAATGATTCCTTTTTCATCTCTCGCCAAAGAATTAAAATCGCCCAATAAAATGGTTGGGTATTCTTTTTTATATTCATTAAATAGTTCTAGAACTGTATCAAACTGATTGGCTCTTGTTTGTTTATCGAAAGCTTCTAGATGCACATTTATCAATACAACTTCTTTTCCGTTTAAAGTTACTTTTGCAACTTGCGCCAAGCGTTCTAAATACAAAGCTTCTCTATAAAAAGGAGCGTTTAAAACTCTTTCTAAGACAATTCTTTTGTGATCTTTTAAAGGATATTTACTAAGAATAGATTGTCCAGAAACAATTTTACCAAAATGCATTTTCGTTGGCCAATATGGAAAAGGAACATAACTTTTGTCCCAATTTATAGCTTGCGATACATAATTATAACCCAGTTTCGCAATTTCGTTTTGCTGATTTACAAAATAACTTCTCTTAGAATTGTAATCTATTTCTTGAAATGCAATAATATCTGGATTCAGTTTTTCAGTTTCAACTAATACTTTTTCTAAATTATTATCAAATAATTCTTTTGGTTTTAAAATGGGTAGATTGTTCGTCATTCCACTTAAATAACCAATATTGTAAGTTACAATACTAAAAATTGAATCGTTTTCTAAGACCTCATCATAATTATTAATAATTAACTTTGAATATTCTTTATCACTTAAAGTTGCGGATGATGCCCAAAAGAAAAATACGAGCACAGCAATTATCAGCAATAATAAAAACCTAAATAAATATTTTAAAAATTTTCTCAATTATTGGATTCTGTTGGATTTTCATTCGTAAACTCTGCTAATACTTTATCAATAGAATTAGCGATTCTCTCTTTATCTATATTGTATTTTGGTAATAAACCATTTTTCTCTGGAAATTGTTCTATAGTTACAGTTGTAGATGGGAATGCAAAATCGACACCTAATTCTTTCGCTAATTTTACAATGGCAATGTGTAATCTATGTTTCGAGGATTGCTCTACACCCCAAGCCAAACTTTTAAAATAAACGTTAACCATTACTAACAAAGCAGAATCTCCAAAACCAGTAAATTCTACATTATAAGAATCGGATCTTGTTTCTGGATGTGCAATTACAATTTCGCGAATTCCTTTTACAAAAGCCTCAATTAATTCTGGTGGCGTGTCATAACGCAAACCTAAATTAGTATTATAACGTCTAAACAATCGTAAACCTTTATTATTTATAACAATTTCCGATAATTTACTATTTGGAATTTTATAAACAGATGTATCTGCGGCACGAACACTTGTAGATCTAAAACCAACTTTCTCCACAGTTCCAACAACTTCTCCAGCTTCTATCCAATCTTCTATATGGAAAGGTTTATCTAGAAAAATCATGATGGTTCCTATCAAGTTTTTTACTGTGTCTTGCGATGCCAAAGCAACTGCTAAACCACCAATTGTTGCTCCTGCCAAAATCGTTGTGGTATTTACTCCAAAAAGCGATAAAAGTTTAAAAACACCAATA
This genomic window contains:
- a CDS encoding endonuclease/exonuclease/phosphatase family protein translates to MRKFLKYLFRFLLLLIIAVLVFFFWASSATLSDKEYSKLIINNYDEVLENDSIFSIVTYNIGYLSGMTNNLPILKPKELFDNNLEKVLVETEKLNPDIIAFQEIDYNSKRSYFVNQQNEIAKLGYNYVSQAINWDKSYVPFPYWPTKMHFGKIVSGQSILSKYPLKDHKRIVLERVLNAPFYREALYLERLAQVAKVTLNGKEVVLINVHLEAFDKQTRANQFDTVLELFNEYKKEYPTILLGDFNSLARDEKGIIQKIFLMDDVGNAAFKKENIKNTYDSKNPFKRIDYIFYTKNSIAYISGKVLVEFGESSDHLPVEMKFKLK
- a CDS encoding tRNA dihydrouridine synthase, with the protein product MSNTLLSSPLQGFTDFKFRNAFNKFFGGIDTFYSPYIRLNGKLVIKNSYQKDILPENNTTLEVIPQIITNDADEFLFVSKYVQELGYKELNWNLGCPYPMVTKRGMGSGLISDAQKINSILHKIHNESNIIVSMKMRMGYENAEEILDVLPILDNYPLKNIAIHARIGKQLYKGGTDLNAFQKCLDNSKHKMYYNGDITSVAAFKKLQERFTSIDHWMIGRGLITDPFLPNMIKNNTTEYPKNRFDIFEEFHDQIFEQYDAALSGPTPIKMKMLGFWEYFSQSFSNPQKTYKKIKKASNVKAYAVAVREIIKEAKR